In one Solanum lycopersicum chromosome 11, SLM_r2.1 genomic region, the following are encoded:
- the LOC138339353 gene encoding uncharacterized protein → MAKPPPPNYECYYADETYVVNEQMGGFRPSAQGSNQDNWRQGQGNQGRNYGNCNREGHYVRDGNYNRDNNFNRDSSGVPCLPGKLKSKWTGPYLITQVLSTMAPKQDRTDARGRSKSVAPSARLIIGSDDERDPEYVPLDTSTPSRAARAPRATPKTVASGVVTASQFYEESTLTGTPSGSATNEEGASGSLGVSWFEEASGSAEVPTPATAAESASSNEADSSDSTSGAPAQVPTPASDQPNRWCVVGQVSSLLRRQVPD, encoded by the exons atggctaaaccaccacctcctaattatgagtgctattatgcggacGAAACTTATGTAGTGAATGAGCAGATGGgcggtttccgaccaagcgcccaaggctcaaatcaggataattggcgccaaggtcaagggaaccaaggtcggaactacgGTAACtgcaaccgtgagggtcattatgtccgagatggaaactacaaccgcgacaacaactttaacaggg acagttctggtgTGCCTTgccttccgggcaagctcaagtccaaatggactggcccttacttgattacccaa gtactatctactatggcacccaagcaagaccgaaccgacgcacgcgggcgatcaaagtctgttgccccgtctgcacgcttgatcatcggctctgatgatgagcgggacccagAGTACGTGCCCCTAGACACTTccacaccttcccgtgctgcacgtgctcccagagccacacccaagacggtggcatccggcgtagtcactgcctcccagtttTATGAGGAgagcacactgaccggcacaccctctgggtcagccacaaatgaggaaggagcgtctggatccttaggagtatcatggttcGAGGAAGCTtctggctctgctgaggttcctacacccgccactgctgcagagTCGGCCTCGTctaatgaggctgacagttcagactctacatccggcgcaccagctcAGGTCCCAACCCCAGcttctgaccagccaaaccggtggtgtgtcgtcggccaagtttcaagtttactccgacgccaagttcctgactga